The genomic region TTCCGGAGTTAAACAAAACTATCAACGAAATCGCTGTCAAATATGGTGTGAAAAATACTGCCGTAGCGGTTGCATGGATTCTCCGCCACCCAGCCAAAATGCAGGTTGTTGTGGGCACCATGAATCCACAGCGCCTGCGTGACACTTGCAAGGCGACCAATTTTGAATTGACCAGGCAGGAGTGGTATGATATTTACCTTGCCGCAGGAAACAAACTACCATAAGCTACATTGCCTTATCGGGATGACAGAGTAAGTTTCTGCCATCCCTGTTTCTTTCCTAGGCGACGACAATTATTCTTGCTATAGGTCTATATTAATCCCATAATATATAAAGAAGGAACTCTTTATATGGTAAAAAAACAAGAAGGAGTGAAACACATGCAAAGTTTCAGTTTTTATTCACCGACTAAAGTGATTTTTGGCAAAGGAACAGAACTGGGAACGGCCGATGAGATCAAAAAGTTCGGCGGATCCCGGGTTTTGATTGTTTATGGCGGCGGCAGCGTTGTTAAAAGTGGGCTGCTGGCCAGAATAGAGCAGTCACTCACCAGTGCAGGTCTTGCCTTTACTTCGCTGGGGGGAGTGAAGCCGAATCCCCGCCTGTTTTTGGCACGAGAAGGTGTGCAGAAAGGAATTGACTTCGGAGTCGATTTTGTCCTTGCCGTAGGTGGTGGCAGCGTGATCGACACTGCCAAAGGTATTGCACACGGCATTGCCAACCCGGGTACCGACATTTGGAAATTTTGGCTCAAAGAAGTGGAAGTTACGAAAAGTCTGCCTGTCGGTGTAGTGCTCACTATTTCGGCTGCGGGGAGTGAAACCAGCGACTCTGCAGTACTCACTGACGATGAAACTTGGACAAAACGCGGGCTGAGCACTGAGTTTAACCGTCCTAAATTTGTGGTGATGAATCCGGAGCTTACCTACACGTTGCCGAAATATCAGATTGCCTGCGGTGTAGTAGATATCATGATGCATACTCTTGACCGCTATTTTACGCCCGATGAGGGAAATGCCATTACCGATGAAATTGCTGAAGCGCTGCTGCGCGTGGTGATAAAAAACGGACAGGTTGTGGTGGAAAACCCAACAGATTACGATGCGGCGAGCGAATTGATGTGGTGTGGCAGCCTTTCGCACAATGGACTTACCGGCCTCGGCGCAAAAAAAGATTTTGCCACTCATCAGCTCAGTCATGAACTCAGCGGCCGGTTTGACGCCGCCCATGGAGCAAGCCTTGCAGCTTTGTGGGGTTCTTGGGCACGATATACCTATCAGGAAAAACCGGAGCGTTTTGCCCGCTTTGCTAAAAACGTGTGGAGTATCGAAACAAACGATTGCAAATTGGCAGCACAGGAGGCTATTGATAAAACCGTTGCTTATTTTTCTTCTCTTGGTATGCCTACAAGCTTTAGTGAGCTTGGTATTGGTGTTCAGAGCGAAGAAGTGCTGCAAGATCTTACCGACCGTTGCGTGTTTCATGGTGCGCGTACCATCGGACAGTTTAAAGTGCTCAACCGGTCGGATGTTTATGAAATCTACAAACTAGCCAACCATTAAGATGGCGAATAGGGAAGAGTGGAGCTGAAAAATCAGCTCCTTTTTCTATTATGGACCTAAGGTGTGTCTTCTTCGCCTTGTCTTTAGAAAGAAATCCCCGCAAATTAATTTACACTTTCAAAGTTGGTGGAGTACTAGTCTGGTGACTAAACGAAACAGACTAGGTCTATAATAGAAAAGTGACAATTATGTCATGTGACACCGTTGTCATATGATGTGCGCTATGTTAATATGTTGTAAAGGAGATGATAGCGTGCCCAAAGATACTTTCTATAACCTGAGTGATGAGAAGCAACAGAAAATTTTTGACGCTGCTGTCCGGGAATTTTCCAGTCGCCGCTTCAGCGAGGCATCTATCAACCAGATTGTGAAAACTGCCGGAATACCCAGGGGCAGTTTTTATCAGTATTTCAGCGGTAAAGAGGATATTTTTGGCTATATGTTTGAAAAAATCGTAGGGGAAAAACGAGAAGTCATTTATCAGGCAGAAGATTTGAATCTGGATGCCGACGTGTTTGAAATCTGCCTGCAAACAACCAAAGCCTCCTATACGTGGGGCAGGATAAAACCGGAATATAGCCATATCGCTATGCTGATGGAGATTGATACAAGTGAATTCATTACCAGACTCCGGGCTGCCTCATTTGAAAGCTTGATAAAAATAATCGAACGGGATAAAAAACGCGGTCTTATAAAACCGGAAGTTGATTCCGAATTGGTTGCCGACATGATCTATGCTCTGATTTGGAAACAATTTTCCTTAGTTGGGTTTGACGAGAAACTGTATTTAAAGAAACTTAACGATGGCCTTAGCATTATCAAGACAGGAATTACAGCCGGCTAGCGGCATAATGATCCGAGTAGCTCCAACATCAAAAAATAATAGGAGGTATTTGTTATGAATTCCTATATACTCGGTTTTCAGGCGATTGATAAAGCACAGCTTATGCTGGTTGGAGGCAAAGGCGCCAATCTGGGGGAGTTATCCAGGATTGAGGGAATACGAGTACCGGAAGGCTTTTGTGTTACTACGGAAGCATATAAAAAAATCATCGGGCAGGCACCGGAGTTTGAGGTGCTGCTTGATCAACTGTCACAGCTAAAGGCAGACGAGAGACAGAGAATCGCTGAAGTCAGCGGCAAAATCCGCAGCATGATCGAAGAAATAGCCATTACCAGGGAGATAGAGGAAGAAATTATGTACTATCTCTCGAAGCTTGGTGAAGAAAAAGCTTATGCCGTCCGTTCCAGTGCTACGGCAGAGGATCTTCCCAATGCCTCTTTTGCCGGCCAGCAAGATACGTATTTAAACATTATAGGAAAAGCTGCTATTCTTAAACATATCAGCAAATGTTGGGCGTCACTGTTTACTGACCGTGCTGTAACCTATCGTATTCAGAACGGCTTCGACCATCGTAAAGTTTATCTGTCTGTAGTTATTCAAAAGATGGTTTTCCCGCAGGCTGCAGGGATTATGTTTACGGCAGATCCTGTTACCGCCAACCGGAAAGTGCTGTCCATCGACGCCAGTTTCGGCCTTGGCGAAGCGCTGGTCTCCGGCCTGGTAAATGCTGATATCTATAAAGTACGGGAAGGTAGGATCATCGGCAAAAAGATATCCTCTAAAAAAATCGCTATTTATGCTTTAAAGGAAGGCGGTACGGAAGAAAGGGAGATAGAGTCAGAAAGACAAAATACGCCGACCTTGACAGATGAGCAGATTTTACAGCTTGAGGCCATGGGTAGAAAGCTTGAGACGTATTTTGGCCGCCCGCAGGACATTGAATGGTGTCTTTATGAAAATAAAGTCTATATCGTCCAAAGCCGTCCCATTACCACTCTATACCCTGCACCGGAGACGAAGGATGGCAAAACCCATGTGTTTTTTTCTTTTGGTCATCGGCAAATGATGACTGAAGCCATGAGACCATTAGGTTACAGTTTTTTTCAGGATTTTTTCAAATTGATTTCCGGGGCGCCAATGATTGAACTTGGCGGCAGGTTGTATATGGACATGTCCCGTGAACTCAGTTTGCCGATAATAAACAAATCTTTGGTCAAGAGCATGGACGTGATTGATGTTTTGATGCAGAAGGCTGCGTATAATATTCTAAAACGGAAAGACTTTATCAAGGAATTATCCCGGGAAAAAGGGTTGATGTTAGGAATTTCAGTGTGGCTGAAATGGGGGATCGACACCTTAAAAACCTATTTTAAGAATGACCATGCTATTGTGAGAAATCTTATGGCTCATAATGAGATGGTGATGCATGACCTGGAACAAAGGATTGCCCAAGTGTCGGGTGATGAATTGTTTGATTCCATTTTTAAGAGTTATACGGACATAAAGGACGCGGTCTTTGCCGGTTACGGAGC from Propionispora vibrioides harbors:
- a CDS encoding TetR/AcrR family transcriptional regulator yields the protein MPKDTFYNLSDEKQQKIFDAAVREFSSRRFSEASINQIVKTAGIPRGSFYQYFSGKEDIFGYMFEKIVGEKREVIYQAEDLNLDADVFEICLQTTKASYTWGRIKPEYSHIAMLMEIDTSEFITRLRAASFESLIKIIERDKKRGLIKPEVDSELVADMIYALIWKQFSLVGFDEKLYLKKLNDGLSIIKTGITAG
- the ppsA gene encoding phosphoenolpyruvate synthase; the encoded protein is MNSYILGFQAIDKAQLMLVGGKGANLGELSRIEGIRVPEGFCVTTEAYKKIIGQAPEFEVLLDQLSQLKADERQRIAEVSGKIRSMIEEIAITREIEEEIMYYLSKLGEEKAYAVRSSATAEDLPNASFAGQQDTYLNIIGKAAILKHISKCWASLFTDRAVTYRIQNGFDHRKVYLSVVIQKMVFPQAAGIMFTADPVTANRKVLSIDASFGLGEALVSGLVNADIYKVREGRIIGKKISSKKIAIYALKEGGTEEREIESERQNTPTLTDEQILQLEAMGRKLETYFGRPQDIEWCLYENKVYIVQSRPITTLYPAPETKDGKTHVFFSFGHRQMMTEAMRPLGYSFFQDFFKLISGAPMIELGGRLYMDMSRELSLPIINKSLVKSMDVIDVLMQKAAYNILKRKDFIKELSREKGLMLGISVWLKWGIDTLKTYFKNDHAIVRNLMAHNEMVMHDLEQRIAQVSGDELFDSIFKSYTDIKDAVFAGYGAVFTGAYASSWINKNMQKWLDEKNAADALAQSVPDNVTSEMGLELLDVADVVRRYPAVIAYFEHASDETFFTELAKLEGGKAVSDSIQAYLKKYGMRCSAEIDITRPRWNEKPTILIPMILSNIKAFGPGAHHVKFEQGLEDARQKEANILERLDQLPGGKSKAKKTKKMISVLRNFAGYREYSKYLLVWYLWIIKQALLKEADKLVQKGVIRDREDIYYLTLAELRETVSTNRTDYSIITKRKEDYEVFKKLTPPRVITSEGEIISSAYDADNIPQGVLAGVAVSSGIIEGRARVIFKMEDANIEEGDILVTTFTDPSWTPVFVAIKGLVTEVGGMMTHGAVVAREYGLPAVVSVENATQLIKDGQRIRVNGTEGYVEILN
- a CDS encoding iron-containing alcohol dehydrogenase, with the protein product MVKKQEGVKHMQSFSFYSPTKVIFGKGTELGTADEIKKFGGSRVLIVYGGGSVVKSGLLARIEQSLTSAGLAFTSLGGVKPNPRLFLAREGVQKGIDFGVDFVLAVGGGSVIDTAKGIAHGIANPGTDIWKFWLKEVEVTKSLPVGVVLTISAAGSETSDSAVLTDDETWTKRGLSTEFNRPKFVVMNPELTYTLPKYQIACGVVDIMMHTLDRYFTPDEGNAITDEIAEALLRVVIKNGQVVVENPTDYDAASELMWCGSLSHNGLTGLGAKKDFATHQLSHELSGRFDAAHGASLAALWGSWARYTYQEKPERFARFAKNVWSIETNDCKLAAQEAIDKTVAYFSSLGMPTSFSELGIGVQSEEVLQDLTDRCVFHGARTIGQFKVLNRSDVYEIYKLANH